The sequence ACTTAGTTGGCTGAAATATATTATCATCCCACTACAGTATAGCCCAGCTGCCCTTAAAAAATGAAGCTATGCAGTCCAGCTTCCAATACAAGTGATGCAGAAGCTGGTGGAACTGTATTATTACACATGCCTACAACTGTTTCCTCCAGTGCAAATATTAGACAGTCATTTCTTGTATTTCTGAAGTAGCATGTTATGTATTTCCATGGTGCAGGGAAGTGAAGGCTGCTGGTTGtgaaatctttctctctctctctctctctctctctcaacacacacacacacactcaagttGCTTTGGTATCAGAGATCAGTGTACAATTCCTGATGACATTGAATCGGAGCTTGTCAAAGTCTTTGAAATTCAACTGGACCTTTCCACGAGGAGAGATTTTTCAGCAAGAAATAGCTTAGGCACTTTGGAATACAGGGAGAACACGGGTGTGCTGGGAGGACAGGCAATGCCTGTGTGTCTGAAGCTTATGCATCACAACTGGAATAAAAAGTGCTGGATTGTGGCAGTTCTACTCTGCCACAGGGAAAAGCTACACACCTTTACCTCAGGAGGACATGGCTCccatagtcagcaggtttaagcTACCCCCCCACACCCGTACCCCAGTACAATCCAACAGCAGTGGCACATTCAGTTAGTGTGTCACACACGCTCAGTTTTGCCTGCCACATGTATGCAGCTGTCTCCCTCTCTGCATAGGCAGTGCATTCCAGGTGATATTATGCCTTGTTCCTTTCCACACTGAAAAGTAACTGCCCCTCCCATGTACCTCTTCCAATCTCTGACCTTCCTCCCTTTTCTCATTGTAAGCTCCCAGGCTTTGACAGCAAAGTTCCTACAACTTGGGCACAACCCTGTGGTTCCTGCAGAGGGGTTCGGAGAACACCAAGGGGGTTTCCCCCATTTCATCACAGTAGAGGGGGTTGGCCTGGGTTCCTGCCACCACCATCTCCAGCAGCTTAACTACACAGTCCGAGAACCAGTCCTTCAGCCAGAAGTAGCCCTCCCGGAAGGAGATCCGGAGGCTGACTGGGCCTTCTGGCATCCGAACACTCACACTGAAGAGGCAGTTCCCCTGTGAGCTGTCCCGCACCAGATAGGTCCCTACCGGCTCCTGCTGTAGCTTGGCGTGTGCTTCACTCACAGATAAGGGACCCCAGTAGAAGCCACTGGCCTGCAGGATATTGAGCGATCGCTCCACTACCTCCCACTCACAGCTGCGGAAGGCTCGGTAATGAGTGGGTAACCTGGAtggagctggagggtggggagtgcTCTGATGCTGACTTTGTGGAACGGAAAGGTTCTTGTGTGCGTTCAGTAGATCATCCGGCCTCCCTCTGATCATCTCTCAAAGGGCCCATGGATCCCAGAAAGATGTTATCTTTAATACACTTTCTTCTTTGCAtccagcctggagaagagaatgAAAGTGAGGCAGGCAGATAGGAGTTTTAGTGTCTTTCTAATTGGATAAAGTTTCATACAAAGAAAACTGGGGAGCAAGGACATTAATGGgaggaaaaggtacagagaatttATACAGCTGCAGAAATCAGTGATAAAAAAATTGTTCAGTAACTCATACTCTCTCCACCCTGGCTCTCACCTCAGCCAATGCAGGATTATTCCTTATAACAATCTGCTTACTCTAGTCTTAAATgactccagcaaaggggctttcACCACATCCCTTGGCAGACTATCTTAATCTAATAAAGCACACTGCTGGGAATTTCCCAACACATTCCCACAAGTTAGAGAATAACCGTAGGTCTGAAGATGGGATCTTTCCTTGCCAGGAAATCATCTTGTTCATTATCATTTAATGGCTGATCAAAGGATTTCTCATATCTGCCTCCACTTTCTTCTTCGAGGACCAATATGGCTATGAAGAAACAGGAGCCGGGAAGGACTGATTCCCACCAATACCCACAAGCCCCTGTAATCAGTGATTGAATTATAGAATAGCCCTGCTCAATGCAACAGAAGAAGGTGAAGCTCTCTGCCCCAGTCCCCAACAATATGCCCTGTGTAGGCAGGAATTTAACCTACCTCCCATATTTGATGATCTGTttaaccctgagcatgtgggtcaGAATCACCATGAGTTAGATTTTAATCCCATTTATACGGTTAGGTACGGTTGGAGTCCAAGTAGTGatcctctccccaaccccagccccttACCATTGAGAGTCTCCTGTATCACAGCCTCTGGGGTGTTTCTCCCCTGTGCTCCATGAATCCTGTTGAATAATTCCAGATCATATGCTTCCGCCCTAACAAGTTATATCCTGATAATCTATTTTTAATTGTCTGCTTGTTACCCCTTCTGCCACTGGAATAAGAATACTTCTCTTTCTCACTGTCATGGTCTCTTTCTGTTTCTGTGTTCCTACCAGGTTC is a genomic window of Natator depressus isolate rNatDep1 chromosome 1, rNatDep2.hap1, whole genome shotgun sequence containing:
- the LOC141980481 gene encoding suppressor of cytokine signaling 1-like, which codes for MIRGRPDDLLNAHKNLSVPQSQHQSTPHPPAPSRLPTHYRAFRSCEWEVVERSLNILQASGFYWGPLSVSEAHAKLQQEPVGTYLVRDSSQGNCLFSVSVRMPEGPVSLRISFREGYFWLKDWFSDCVVKLLEMVVAGTQANPLYCDEMGETPLVFSEPLCRNHRVVPKL